Within Gilvibacter sp. SZ-19, the genomic segment TCTCCCATGGCCCAATCCAAGTTATCGCCTTCAAAGTATCGCTTTTTGCGATCCTCTACGATACGCTGGATCTTGCGCATGAATTTCTTGTCTTCCGGTAATTGCGAGATTCCCGTTGCCAGGCTGTCTAAGATCTCTTGGTTAAAACTGGTGTTTACCGGTCGCTTTATATCGTCTATATCTCCTAGGATATAATCTTCCCAGTCATCTGCAAGTATCTCGGTGATCACGGTCTTCTCGCGTTTACGTGAAGCCTCTAGATCTTCTTCGAGCTCGCTTTTATAGTCGCTTTCTAATTTTTTAACGTAATCCTCATCTATCACACCTTCATTAATTAGGCGTTCGGCATAGATATCTCTCGGATTCTTGTGTTTGGAGATGGCCTTGTACAATTTAGGCTGAGTGAATCTAGGTTCATCACCTTCGTTATGGCCGTACTTACGGTAACCCAGAACATCTAAGAACACATCGCGTCCAAACTGCATGCGATACTCCAAAGCAAAGGTAAAGGCATGTGCTACAGCTTCCACATCGTCTGCATTGACGTGTAGTACGGGAGAAAGTGTCACTTTCCCAACATCGGTACAATAGGTAGAAGAACGCGCATCCAAATAGTTGGTAGTAAACCCAACCTGGTTGTTAGCCACAATATGTATGGTCCCTCCGGTGCGGTAACCGTCCAACTGAGCCATTTGAATAACTTCGTACACTACTCCCTGACCAGCAATTGCAGCGTCTCCGTGAATAAGAATAGGCAAAATAGCCTTTTCATTGCCGTCCAGTTGATTGTCAAGCTTGGCACGAGCAATCCCTTCCACTACAGCATTCACTGTTTCCAGGTGAGACGGGTTTGGCGCTAGATCCATGCGGATCTGCTTGCCTTGATCTGTGGAACGGAAACTGGTCCATCCCATATGGTATTTTACATCTCCGTCAAAGAGTTCTTCTTCGTCGTATTCCTTGCTATCAAACTCACTGAAGATATCCTCTGGAGACTTGCCGAATATATTGGCCAATACGTTTAGGCGGCCACGGTGTGCCATTCCAACGACAAATTGTTCTATTCCCATATCGGCACCACGCTCAATAAGCGTATCCAACCCTGGGATCAAGGCATCTACACCTTCTACTGAGAATCGCTTCTGCCCCACGTATTTGGAGTGCAAGAAAGATTCAAAGGAGATAGCCTCGTTTAATTTTTTAAGCAGATGTTTCTTTTCTTCTGCGGAGAATTTTGGGTGATTGTCGTTGTTGTTCAGCCAATTCTGGATCCATTTTACCTCTTCGGGCTTGCGGATATACATATACTCCACCCCAATGGAATCGCAATAAATAGCCTCTAAGTGAGCAATGATCTGACGCAAGGTGGTCTTACCAAGTCCTAGAATAGAACCGGCTTCGAACTCTGTATCCATATCCTCATCGGATAGATCAAAATTAGACAGCTCTAGGGTTGGACTGTATTTGCGACGTTCGCGCACAGGGTTCGTACGTGTGAACAAGTGTCCACGGCCGCGATAACCATCTATCAGATTAACCACACGGAACTCTTTGATCAGTTCGCCCGGAACAGCTTCAATTCCTAGTGCTTCCAGAGAGCCACTTTCTATTCCAAAATCAAAACCTTGGAAAAAGGCGCGCCAGCTGGGTTCTACACTGTCAGGAAATTGTAAATACTGATCGTAAAGCGATGCCAGATAAGAGGTGTGGACTGCGTTTAGAAAAGAGTATTTGTCCATAGTTTGGAGACTACATCAGAATTGCTTCTACAGAAGTACAAAAGTACAACAAATCCATTAATACAAAGGTATCTTCTGTCTGTGAATTAATTGAGCTTTCGCATAAAAATTAGACCGATCGTTTCATGAGCATGGCACCAAACTGTCGCAAGGCTTCTTTTTTGTCGTCAGCGAGCTTGATACGTTCTAGTTCGCTATTGGCCAATTCGGTATAACGGGCAATCTCTTCTTTTATAGCGCTTGCCGCTCCCGTGGCCTCAAAAAGGTCTTTTACCGCTGCCACCTTTTTATGGTCCTCCATGTCGGTAAGGCTGAAGTAATGGGTCAGTTCTTTGTGTTCCTGCGGATTCGCACTGGCCATGGCCTGAATATATAAAAAGGTCTTTTTATTGGACAAGATATCACCGCCTACTTGCTTGCCAAAGGTCTCCGGATCGCCAAAGGCGTCTAGATAATCATCTTGCAATTGGAATGCGATACCCAGGTTCTTCCCAAACTGATATATGGATTCACAACAGGAATCAGAAGCTTTTGCAACCTGAGCCCCCATTTTCATGGCAGCACCCAAGAGCACAGCCGTTTTGAATTCGATCATCTTTATATACTCCTCCAAACGAACATCAGTACGGGTCTCAAAATCGATATCGTATTGTTGTCCTTCGCAAACCTCTAAGGCCGTTTGACTG encodes:
- a CDS encoding 2-oxoglutarate dehydrogenase E1 component, which codes for MDKYSFLNAVHTSYLASLYDQYLQFPDSVEPSWRAFFQGFDFGIESGSLEALGIEAVPGELIKEFRVVNLIDGYRGRGHLFTRTNPVRERRKYSPTLELSNFDLSDEDMDTEFEAGSILGLGKTTLRQIIAHLEAIYCDSIGVEYMYIRKPEEVKWIQNWLNNNDNHPKFSAEEKKHLLKKLNEAISFESFLHSKYVGQKRFSVEGVDALIPGLDTLIERGADMGIEQFVVGMAHRGRLNVLANIFGKSPEDIFSEFDSKEYDEEELFDGDVKYHMGWTSFRSTDQGKQIRMDLAPNPSHLETVNAVVEGIARAKLDNQLDGNEKAILPILIHGDAAIAGQGVVYEVIQMAQLDGYRTGGTIHIVANNQVGFTTNYLDARSSTYCTDVGKVTLSPVLHVNADDVEAVAHAFTFALEYRMQFGRDVFLDVLGYRKYGHNEGDEPRFTQPKLYKAISKHKNPRDIYAERLINEGVIDEDYVKKLESDYKSELEEDLEASRKREKTVITEILADDWEDYILGDIDDIKRPVNTSFNQEILDSLATGISQLPEDKKFMRKIQRIVEDRKKRYFEGDNLDWAMGELLAYATLMHEGFNVRITGQDVERGTFSHRHAVIKTEDDAEEINLHNDLDTEGKMYIYNSLLSEYGVVGFDYGYAMAAPRTLTIWEAQFGDFSNGAQIMLDQYISAAEAKWKTQNGLVMLLPHGYEGQGSEHSSARMERYLQLCSRQNMIVADVTTPANLFHLLRRHMKWNFRKPLIVFTPKSLLRHPKVVSTKEELATGSFQTVIDDPQADKKKIKSLVFCTGKFYYDLDEYREEQGRDDVALVRLEQLFPLPTEELKEIIDSYPNVTDYVWAQEEPRNMGAWGFMLMNFDLVKLRVASRHVYSAPAAGSSTRSKARHKRVIESVFETPES
- a CDS encoding polyprenyl synthetase family protein, which translates into the protein MISLDHYRNAFMQHLEAVAKDRQPDNLYDPVRYILTLGGKRLRPLLTLVSCDFFGRPFEEAMNAAVAIEVFHNFSLVHDDIMDQAPLRRGKATVHTKWDLNTGILSGDAMLILAYRYFENYPPEVFRELAKLFSQTALEVCEGQQYDIDFETRTDVRLEEYIKMIEFKTAVLLGAAMKMGAQVAKASDSCCESIYQFGKNLGIAFQLQDDYLDAFGDPETFGKQVGGDILSNKKTFLYIQAMASANPQEHKELTHYFSLTDMEDHKKVAAVKDLFEATGAASAIKEEIARYTELANSELERIKLADDKKEALRQFGAMLMKRSV